One Formosa sp. Hel3_A1_48 genomic window, TTGGCTGACCAACCGATTTTATTACAATCGATTGGTTTTGTGTAGTATATAACGATTCGAGGGCGAATTTTTTATGCAACCAGACGTAATGTAAAAAGTCTTCTTGCATGATTTAAAATTAACCATTTTAGAAGAATAAAAAAAATCAGCTTAAACAAGCTATGAGAATTTAGTCCAAATAGCCCATTTCGCGCATCCAATCGTCATTGAACATTTTACCGACATAGCGGCTTCCATGGTCATGAAATAGAACCACTACGACATCCTCTGGTCCAAAATGTTCTTTGAGTTGCAATACACCTTTTATGGCTGCACCAGCAGAGTTACCCAAAAACATACCCTCCTCTTTGGCTAAGCGTTGGGTATAGACTGCGGCATCTTTGTCTGTTACTTTGGTAAATCCATCTATTATATCAAAATTTACATTGGCGGGAAGAATATCTTCTCCAATACCTTCAGTTACATAGGGATAAATTTCATTTTCGTCAAAAATACCTGTTTCGTGGTATTTTTTAAAGACACTTCCATAAGTATCGATACCCCAAATTTTGACATTTGGATTTTTCATTTTTAAATAACTACCAACTCCTGAAATTGTACCACCTGTTCCAACACCCACTACAAAATGGGTTACCTTCCCATCGGTTTGTTCCCAAATTTCAGGGCCTGTGCTCAAAAAATGTGCTTTACAATTGCTTGGGTTGTCATATTGATTTACATACCATGAGTTTGGTGTTTCTTTGGCCAAACGTTTAGATACAGAATAATAAGAACGAGGATCTTCTGGCTCAACAGAAGTGGGACAAACGACTACTTCAGCACCAACAGCACGAAGTATATCCATTTTTTCTTTGGACTGCTTGTCCGCTAAAACAAAAATACACTTGTAGCCTTTAACAATTCCTGCCAAAGCTAGACCCATTCCCGTATTTCCTGAAGTCCCTTCGATTATTGTTCCTCCGGGCTTTAAACGGCCATCAGCCTCTGCATCTTCAATCATTTGTAACGCCATACGATCCTTTACAGAGTTTCCAGGATTAAAGGTCTCATATTTTGCTAATACTAAACATGGAAGCTCTGCAGTCAATTTGTTGAGTTTAACAAGTGGTGTTTGACCTATAGTTTCAAGAATATTATTGGCGTAATTCATATTAGAAATTTGCACAAATTTACATCAAATAAAAAATCAGGGCAAACGAATATTGATGAAGTTTAATTAATCAAATTTTATGGCCTGTACAGGGTTTATTTTTGCAATTAGATAAGAAGGAATGACAAGGACAAGAAAACAGACTAAAAAAGTCATCAAATTCAAGCCTAATATATATGTCCAATCTATGTAAACTGGAGCTTTTGTAACATAATAAATTGACGGATCAAGCGTAATTGGGCTAAAGAACTTTTGAATAAACAAAAGGACTAATCCTATAAAATTCCCTATGATCAAACCTGAAATAGCCAAATAGCTTGCAGTGTACAAAAATACTTTTTGAATACGCCAATTGGTACATCCTAGAGCTTTTAAAATCCCTATCATTTGAGTACGCTCGAGAATCAAAACCAACAAGGCTGTAATCATATTGATCACCCCTACTAAAATCATCATTCCAATAATACCATATGTATTTTTATCAAAGATTGAAATCCACTCAAAAATAAGCGCATATTTTTGCTTTATGGTTTCAGCATTTAAAGACGATGGTGTTTGTGCATAAACCTCCTCGCCTTTTTGATCTAAGGCCGAATAATCCTCAATAAAAACCTCAAATTGACCCACTTGATCTTTAGTCCAACGGTTGAGGCGTTGTACATGTTTTATGTCCCCGATCAAAAATGATTGGTCCAATTCTTCAAAACCAGAATTAAAAACTCCAACAATTTCAAACTTAACAATTCTAGGAGGGCGACTTGTATCCGATTTTAAAAAGTACATTTGAAATGTTTGCCCTACAATCAAATTTAATCTACGGCTTAAATAATCTGAAATAATAACCTCCTGACTGTAGTCTTTAGAGTATAATGGTAAGCGTCCGGAAATCAAAAAATCGTCAAAATAACGCCAATTATAATCTTCACCCACACCCTTTACAAAAAGAGCTTCAAAATCAGTTTCTGTTCTAATAATCCCAAATTTATGAGCTACAGCTTGAACGTAATCAACACCAGCTACAGACGAAAATTTAGGATAAAATTCTTGATTTTTAGAAATGGGGATTTGAGCACCTTCTGAGATATTGGTGTCAAAATTAGAAATGGTAATATGCCCGTTGAAAGCTACCGCTTTGTCGCGAATTTTTTGCTGCAGACCTACACTAACTGCAACCGCAATAAGCATTACTACAATACTAATCACAATTGCTGCTATTCCTATTTTTATTATTGGTGCCGAAACACTACTTTTATAGGACTTTGCGCTAATGATGCGTTTTGCGATGAAAAATTCGAAATTCAAATTAAAAAATGAAATTTAAGTTTATCAAAAATACAGTTTTATTATTTGTTGTAGTACTTCTTTCCTGTGGAAACCGACCTTGTGCACAAATTCAAGAAAAAATTGTAGTTGGCGCAAATCAGCTGAACCTTTACCTTCCTTTACTAAAAGAAAAAAATGTAGGTGTTGTAGCCAATCAAACCTCAGTTATTTTTACAAATAATTCATCTGAAGCACATACGCACTTAGTTGATTCCCTCTTAAGCCTTGGAGTCAGTATAAAAAAAGTATTTGCCCCAGAGCACGGATACCGGGGAAAAGCTGATGCAGGCGAATATGTCAAAGACGGCGTAGACATCAAAACAGGACTGCCAATTGTCTCACTTTATGGTTCAAACCGAAAACCCGACCCTGAGGCGTTAAAGGATTTAGATGTTGTTATTTTTGATGTTCAAGACGTTGGGGTGCGGTTTTACACTTTTACTTCTACCCTTCATTATGTAATGGAAACTTGTGCCGCTTTGAATATCCCTGTTTTGGTTTTGGATCGCCCAAACCCCAACAGCCATTACATTGACGGACCTATTTTAGAGCTTGAGCACAAAAGCTTTGTAGGCATGCATCCTGTTCCTGTAACACATGGAATGACCATTGGCGAATATGCAAGAATGATCAATGGAGAAGGCTGGTTGAAGGCTGGGGTTAAATGCTCGTTAAGGATCATCCCTGTGGACAATTACCACCACAAAAAAAACTATAATTTACCTATAAAACCCTCACCGAATCTTCCGAATGGAAAAGCCATAAACTTATACCCCAGCTTGTGTTTTTTTGAAGGGACTAACGTAAGTTCAGGTCGAGGTACAGAAACTCAATTTCAGGTTTTTGGAAGTCCATTTTTAAATCCTGAAAAATTCTCCTATCATTTTACGCCTAAACCAAATAAAGGCGCAAAAAACCCCAAACACAAAGCTATTAAGTGTTACGGAAGGGATCTAAGGAGTTCAGAAGTTTTAGATTCAATTAACCTAACGTGGCTTATAGACGCTTATAAATACAGTAGTAAAAAAGAGGAATTTTTTAATCCATTTTTTACAAAATTAGCGGGGCAAACTAAGCTACAAGCACAAATTAAAAATGGGCTAGATGTAGCTGAAATAAGAAAGAGCTGGCAAAAAGGATTAGAAAAATTCAAAAAGATTAGAGCAAATTACCTTCTGTATCCGTAGTGGGCTTTCTGTAAGGCTGAAAGGGCTGTTTGAGTAAAGATTTTAAACTGCTATTTTCTTTTTCATCCGGAAATGTATCTACGCCATAAACAAGTGCATCACGATCCAAATAGCTGTAGGTGCCAAAAACACGGTCCCATATGGAAAAAATATTGCCATAATTAGAATCTGTATGAGGAAGTTTGTAATGGTGATGCGTCTTGTGCATATCAGGTGAAATCAAAATATAGCTAAGTATTAGATCTGTTTTTTTAGACAGTTTGATATTGGCATGACTGAACTGAGTTGCTACTAAAGATAGAGATTGATACAACATCACAATTGCTATGGGGGCTCCAATAATAAATACTCCAAAAAGCGTAAAGACATAACGAACTACACTTTCTAAAGGGTGGTGCCTGTTTGCCGTAGTTGTATCCACTTTAGGATCCGAGTGATGGACCAAGTGAATCATCCAAAGTGGTCTAATTTTATGTTCTGTAAAATGAGGAAGATAAGCGCCTATTAAATCCATTAATAAAACCCCTAAAACAACAAATAGCCACAAAGGCATTTCTGGAAGCCAATTTAAAACTCCAAATTGATTCTCAACTACCCAATCCGATGAGTTTAGTAATAAAAATGCTAAACTGAAATTCACAACAATGGTTGTCCCAGTGAAAAATAAATTAGGTAAAGCGTGGCTCCATTTATTGTAATTGAACTTGACTAATGGTAAAGCCCCTTCCAAAATCCAAAAAAAGGTCAATCCACCAACAAGAATGATACTGCGGTGAAGCGAAGGAATAGTATCGAAATAATTAAGAATTTGTTCCATAATTAGTTATATACAAAGATACTATTTTATTTTTTTTCGCAGCGCTTCTACAATGTTGTAGGCCGCTGGACAAATCTTAACATTTTTCAATGTTAATGAAGTAATTTGATGAAATTTCCGGCGATCAGTATGTGGAAATTCACGGCAGGCTTTCGGGCGAATGTCATAAATACTACACTTATTATCGGCTCCTAAAAAAGTACATGGTACAGATTGTAAAACATAATCGTTGTCTTCATCAATCCTTAGATAGGATTCTATGAATTTTGAAGGTTTCATTCGAAAAGATTTTGAAATACGCTCAATATCCTTTCCAGTAAAAAGAGGCCCTGTAGTTTTACAACAATTCGCACAATCCAAACAATTGGTTCGCATGAATTCTTGCTCATGCAAGTCCTGCATTAAGTAATCTAACTTTTTTGGGGGGTTCTTTTTTAGCTTTGAAAAGAAATTTTTGTGTGCCTTATGCTTATCTTTGGCGTGCTTAGGTAAATCATTCAGTTGGTCTTGCATAATGCAAAAATACATGAAAAATTCTCTTTATGAACGACGTTTTTGGAACTGCACTTTTAGATTTTCAAACTGGAAAATGCAAAGAGGATATCCTTACTTCTACCAGTATTTCGGATGAAGAACCCCTTAGCGTTTCTTATTTGTTTC contains:
- a CDS encoding PLP-dependent cysteine synthase family protein, with product MNYANNILETIGQTPLVKLNKLTAELPCLVLAKYETFNPGNSVKDRMALQMIEDAEADGRLKPGGTIIEGTSGNTGMGLALAGIVKGYKCIFVLADKQSKEKMDILRAVGAEVVVCPTSVEPEDPRSYYSVSKRLAKETPNSWYVNQYDNPSNCKAHFLSTGPEIWEQTDGKVTHFVVGVGTGGTISGVGSYLKMKNPNVKIWGIDTYGSVFKKYHETGIFDENEIYPYVTEGIGEDILPANVNFDIIDGFTKVTDKDAAVYTQRLAKEEGMFLGNSAGAAIKGVLQLKEHFGPEDVVVVLFHDHGSRYVGKMFNDDWMREMGYLD
- a CDS encoding ABC transporter permease: MNFEFFIAKRIISAKSYKSSVSAPIIKIGIAAIVISIVVMLIAVAVSVGLQQKIRDKAVAFNGHITISNFDTNISEGAQIPISKNQEFYPKFSSVAGVDYVQAVAHKFGIIRTETDFEALFVKGVGEDYNWRYFDDFLISGRLPLYSKDYSQEVIISDYLSRRLNLIVGQTFQMYFLKSDTSRPPRIVKFEIVGVFNSGFEELDQSFLIGDIKHVQRLNRWTKDQVGQFEVFIEDYSALDQKGEEVYAQTPSSLNAETIKQKYALIFEWISIFDKNTYGIIGMMILVGVINMITALLVLILERTQMIGILKALGCTNWRIQKVFLYTASYLAISGLIIGNFIGLVLLFIQKFFSPITLDPSIYYVTKAPVYIDWTYILGLNLMTFLVCFLVLVIPSYLIAKINPVQAIKFD
- a CDS encoding exo-beta-N-acetylmuramidase NamZ family protein, giving the protein MKFKFIKNTVLLFVVVLLSCGNRPCAQIQEKIVVGANQLNLYLPLLKEKNVGVVANQTSVIFTNNSSEAHTHLVDSLLSLGVSIKKVFAPEHGYRGKADAGEYVKDGVDIKTGLPIVSLYGSNRKPDPEALKDLDVVIFDVQDVGVRFYTFTSTLHYVMETCAALNIPVLVLDRPNPNSHYIDGPILELEHKSFVGMHPVPVTHGMTIGEYARMINGEGWLKAGVKCSLRIIPVDNYHHKKNYNLPIKPSPNLPNGKAINLYPSLCFFEGTNVSSGRGTETQFQVFGSPFLNPEKFSYHFTPKPNKGAKNPKHKAIKCYGRDLRSSEVLDSINLTWLIDAYKYSSKKEEFFNPFFTKLAGQTKLQAQIKNGLDVAEIRKSWQKGLEKFKKIRANYLLYP
- a CDS encoding sterol desaturase family protein; amino-acid sequence: MEQILNYFDTIPSLHRSIILVGGLTFFWILEGALPLVKFNYNKWSHALPNLFFTGTTIVVNFSLAFLLLNSSDWVVENQFGVLNWLPEMPLWLFVVLGVLLMDLIGAYLPHFTEHKIRPLWMIHLVHHSDPKVDTTTANRHHPLESVVRYVFTLFGVFIIGAPIAIVMLYQSLSLVATQFSHANIKLSKKTDLILSYILISPDMHKTHHHYKLPHTDSNYGNIFSIWDRVFGTYSYLDRDALVYGVDTFPDEKENSSLKSLLKQPFQPYRKPTTDTEGNLL
- a CDS encoding YkgJ family cysteine cluster protein — protein: MQDQLNDLPKHAKDKHKAHKNFFSKLKKNPPKKLDYLMQDLHEQEFMRTNCLDCANCCKTTGPLFTGKDIERISKSFRMKPSKFIESYLRIDEDNDYVLQSVPCTFLGADNKCSIYDIRPKACREFPHTDRRKFHQITSLTLKNVKICPAAYNIVEALRKKIK